The Winogradskyella schleiferi genome contains the following window.
GTGTCTTACTCGTACAATCAATTTTATAATAGAGTTGCCAATCTTTGGCGTTGTGAGTAAATTTTCGTGATTCTGAATTTTCGTGAAATACTAATCGAACTTCCAAATCAGAACTATACCCAACATAATATCGTGATAGTTTTTCTGAATATAGAATGTAACAGCAATGGTTCATGATTTATAAATATAATACAAAAAAGCCACTACTTTCGTAATGGCTTTGTTTGCTCCTCTTCTTAGGCTCGAACTAAGGACCCTCTGATTAACAGTCAGATGCTCTAACCAACTGAGCTAAAGAGGAAGGTTATTTTTCGCGTTAGCGGATGCAAATATAAATCATTTTTTCTATTACCACAAAATGAAATATTATTTTTTTTGTTAAAAATTTTAATTCGTAACGGCTTTAAAAACGTCATTACCATTAGCAAACAATACTAAAGCGATTAATATAAAGAAACCAACGATTTGTGCACGCTCTAAAAACTTTTCACTTGGTTTACGACCAGATATCATCTCATACAATAAAAACATGACGTGCCCACCGTCTAACGCAGGTATTGGCAACAAATTAAGGATGGCTAACATAATAGATAAAAATGCTGTTAATCCCCAAAAATAAGGCCAACTCCATACTGGCGAAAATTGATCGTAAATAGCCTTAAAGCCTCCTAAGCCTTTATAAGCTCCTGTGCTAGGACTAAAAATGGCTTTTAGCTGATCAAAATAATTGGTAATTGTTTTCGTGAATTTACGGCCTCCAGCTGCAAAGCTTTCTCCAAAAGAATATTCCTTTCTAAAAATATCGTAATAGCCTAATTCTTCAAATCGAGAAGGATTGTTATAAGGTAATATTCCAAATTTACCTTCGGAATTTAAGTTTAATTCTTTATTCACTATTGAATTGTCTTCTCTCAAAACCTCAACAGATACTGTAGTATCTTCTAAACCTTGTGTAACCGAATCAAGCTGATCGAAATATTTTAATTCTTTACCATTAATACTTTGAATAATATCTCCTTGTTTTAAACCCTTCTTGGCATTTGAAGATGTGTCTGCCACTTCTCCGACCATAAAAGGAATACGATATTCAAAATTACGTTTGCTTTTACTAGATGAAAATTGTCCTAGAAAATCTTCAGGCAAATCAATGACCTTCTTTTCACCTTCTCTATTAATTGTTATAGTTTCTGCACTGATAAGATTAAAACCAATATCAGAATCATTTACAACTGGTATATCGTTTACAGCTAAAACCTTATCTCCTGTTTTAAAACCAAAATCTAGCAACGCAGGATTATCAATCCAATATCCATCCTTTAAACTGTCAACCTTAACATCAGAATCGCCATAAGCAAAAGAAACAGCTACATAAATTACATATGCCAAAATAAAGTTAACTGTGACGCCACCAAGCATAATAATCAATCTTTGCCAAGCAGGTTTAGAACGAAATTCCCATGGTTGTGGTGGCTGTGCCATTTGTTCCTTGTCCATGCTTTCATCAATCATTCCAGCAATTTTCACATAACCTCCAAGTGGTAACCATCCTATGCCATACACCGTATCGCCTATTTTCTTCTTAAAAAGTGAAAATTTCACATCAAAAAAGAGGTAAAATTTTTCAACTTTAGTTTTAAATAGTTTGGCTGGTATAAAATGTCCTAGCTCGTGCAAGACAATAAGCAAGGATAAACTGAGTAAGAATTGGGATATTTTTATTATAAATTCCATGTCATTTTTTCAAATTTCGATTTGCAAAAGTACGGTTTTTATCTCAAACGAATTCTAAAATAAATGCCAATATATTGAAAACGGTTTTACGTTAATTTTTTATAATCCGTTTATTAATTATCCCGTCTTCGGTTTGAAATTTTATAAACAACAAGCCTGAAGACAAAGCCTTTAAATCGATCTGAGGTGTCCAACTAGACAGCAGTAACAATTGACCCAAACTATTATAAACCTTTATATTTTCAATAGTTACAAGTTCGGGTTTTTCAATGTTAATTACAGATGATGTTGGATTAGGATATATACTAATGTCATCATTAAAAACAAACTCAGAATTACTTAGTATTACTGAATTGTCTTTTGAAATTAAATGGTAATCTGGATCAAACAATACCTCTTGAGCCGTAAAATTTACGGTTTCAAAAAATTGTTCATTATTCACTGTATGGTCTAAATTCACATCCAATGTTTCGCCCAAGGTTCCCACAATTCTAATGGGCACACCGGCTTCAAAAAACGAAACGGACGGATGACTTTGGGTTTGCGAAACCACAAGTTGCAATTGATTTCCATTTTGATTCCAATTAACAGCGTAACTCGGATAACCTTCATTATAGATCCAATCATCAAAAAATTCATCTAAGTTTTCACCTGTAGATAATTCCATAACATTGTTAAAATCTTGTGTTTTGGCATAATCGAAAGCTAACTCAGGTGTTGCCAAATAATCTTGTAAACCTTGGTAAAAATCGGTATCTCCAAGTTTTTTTCTTAGCATATGTAAAACCATAGCCCCTTTATTATAACTCAAACGACCACTAAAAATTCGGTTCACACTTGTGGTATCTTGATCCGAAAGATATACGGCACCACTTGGTTGCGATGTAATATTGTTAACACGTTGTTGCCTCCAAGTCTTAAAACTGTTTTCTCCATCCAAATCTTCAATAACCAATCCGGATAAATAAGTTGCAAAGCCTTCGTTTAACCAAATATCTTTCCAACTGCCACAGGTTACTTTATTACCAAACCATTGATGGGCAAGTTCGTGTGCAATTAAATTTCTATTGAAAGAACCCATAAAAGAAACGGTAGTATGTTCCATACCACCTCCCCAACCAAATTGGGCATGACCATATTTTTCGTCTGAAAAAGGATATTCTTCAAATAAATCTGTAAAAATATTCATAATGTCCACAGTAACACCTGTACTAGCTTGAGCACTTGTTAAATCTTCAGGATAAACATAATTCACAATATCAAACGGTGTTCCGTTATTAGGAACTTCATGAGAATACACCTCATAGTTTGTGACTGCAATAGCAATTAGATAAGCAGGTATGGGATGACCATGTTTGAAATGCGTAATTTTATCAGAACCGTCAACTGTTTGACTCATTTCCAAACCATTTGAAACTGCCACGTAAGTTTCATTTGTAGGATTAAATACTGGTGTTTTAAGATACACATCTATAGAATCAATTTTATCAACTAAATCTTGTTTACAAGGCCACCAACCTTTAGCACCATAAGGTTCGGACAGCGTCCAAATTATGGGATCGCCATTATGGGTGGTTTGCTCAAAGGATCCAAAACCGGAACTCACAGGATTACCAGAATAACTGACTGTTAAAGAATCTAAAACGCCTTGTGCTTGGGCCATAGGTAAAGTGACCACCAGTTCATCATCTGAATTTTGAGTAAAACTTAAGCTATTTCCACGTTGCAAAACTTGAGAAACTGTCATGTTATCAGCCAGGTCAAAAGTAATGTCTGTCATGGCTTCTTTAGCTTCAAAATAGGTTGTGACATCTCCAGAAATTTGCGCAAAAGATGGATTTACATTTAATTCCAAACGATGATATTTAACATCATAATTACCCGTATTCTGATTTTGACTATTCATCATTTGTCGCAAAGCTGTGGTAGCTTCAGAAGCTCGGATAGCGTTTAATGTTTCATTATAATCTTGAGCATTTATTTGTAGCGTTATAAGTAATATTACAGAAGTAATAGTTCGTTTCATAGCGGTCATTTTAATGTTAAAAATAAGGCTTTTATTGAGATTCAGTCGTATTTTTGCCGCTCAACTTTCATTTACACCTACATAATGTCATTTCTTTCATTTTTTAAAGGCTATAAAAACTTCGGGATTTTTTTCTCTGTTCTTTCTATTATCATCTTGGCCATAATTTATAATGTGCTAAACGTGAAACAACCACTTCCTATTTATCAACCCGCTATGGTAAGCGAAGAGTTGGTAGATAGCACTATTCAACACCAATTAAAATACCATAAAATCGCAGATTTCAGTTTAACCAATCAGAATGGTAAAACCATAACACAAGATACTTATAAAGATAAAATCTATGTGGCAGATTTCTTTTTCACCACCTGCCAAACAATTTGTCCGATCATGACCGACAATATGTTTCAGATACAAAAGGAAATTATTAGTGATGATGATGTGATGTTATTGTCACATTCCGTAACTCCAAAAATTGATAGTGTCCAGCAATTAAAAAAATATGCCAAAGAAAAAGGGGTTATTGATAGGAAATGGAATTTAGTAACAGGCGATAAAAAACAAATCTATGAACTCGCTAGAAAAAGTTATTTGGCCGTAAAAACAGATGGTAATGGCGATGCGTACGACATGATTCATACCGAAAACTTCATGCTCATTGACAAAAAACGTCAAATCAGAGGATTTTATGATGGAACAAAACCAGAAGATATTGAGCGTATTTTAGAAGATATTGAAACCTTAAAATACTTCGGTGGCTCTTAGAAAAACTTAAAGTACTCAAATATTCATTGTGTAGTTTTTTACACTAATAAATTTCTCTTACTTTTGCTTCTTTAAAATTAATCTAAATAAGGATAAGGTTGACATTAGCAGACTTAAAACGTGGACAAAAATGCATTATTACTGATGTGTCTTCTATTCATATTCCGTTGAAACTTCTCGAAATGGGCTGTTTACCTGGTAATTCTGTACAGCTGGTACAGGTTGCGCCATTTGCAGATCCCATGTACCTCAACATCAACGGAACACATTTGGCGATTAGGAAAGAAACTGCTATTCACATTATAATCGAAACGGTACATGAGTAAGCAGATCAACGTTGCTTTAATCGGAAATCCCAACACAGGGAAAACTTCGGTATTCAATGCACTGACGGGTTTAAATCAAAAGGTTGGAAACTATCCTGGCATTACCGTTGAAAAAAAAGAAGGCATTTGTAAACTTCCACGAGGTGTTAAAGCTCATATCATTGATTTACCTGGAACCTACAGTTTAAATGCCTCCTCTTTAGATGAAAATGTAGTTATTGAATTGCTTCTCAATAAGAATGATAAGGACTATCCTGACGTGGCCGTTGTGGTAAGTGACGTTGAAAACTTGAAGCGAAATCTTTTATTATTCACACAAATTAAAGATTTACAAATTCCAACCATATTGGTAATTAACATGTCTGATAGAATGGCTTACAAAGGCATTTCATTGGATATCGATTACCTGGAAAAACAGCTCGAAACTAAAATTGCCTTAATTAGTACTAGAAAAAACAGTGGTATCAATGAACTTAAAGAACTGATCACCCATTACAAAGAGCTTTCTACCAAACCCTGTATGGACGCCTCGTCTATAGATGAAGCTTATTTTAATAACCTTAGAAAAGCATTTCCCAATCAATTATTATACAAACTTTGGTTGGTCATTACACAAGATGTTAATTTCGGAAAAACGGACCGAACTGCATTTGATAAAGTTGAAGATTTCAAAACCAAATCCAAAGGCGATTTAAAACGGCTTCAACAAAAAGAAACCATAAAGCGTTACCAGTTTATTAACCAAACCCTTACCAAAGGGCAAACCATTGATCTTAATACCGCAAAAGATTTACGTATAAAATTAGATAGAATTCTAACCCATAAAGTTTGGGGCTATCTCATTTTTGGGGTTATTTTATTAACCATTTTTCAAGCTATTTACGATTGGTCCAGTATTCCAATGGATTTTATTGATGGTGCTTTTGCATCTTTAAGTGAATGGACCAAAAATACATTACCAGAAGGTGCATTTACAAATTTGCTCGCTGAAGGTATCATTTCCGGACTTGGTGGTATTGTTATTTTTATTCCACAGATTGCGTTCTTATTTCTATTTATTTCAATTTTGGAAGAAAGTGGCTATATGAGTCGTGTGGTCTTTTTAATGGACCGAATTATGCGACGCTTTGGATTGAGTGGGAAAAGTGTGGTACCATTAATTTCAGGAACAGCCTGTGCGATACCTGCAATTATGGCGACTCGTAATATTGAAAGCTGGAAAGAACGCTTAATTACAATTTTAGTAACGCCTTTCACCACTTGTTCTGCTCGATTACCCGTTTATCTTATTATTATCGCATTGGTAATTCCCGAAGGACGAATTTTAGGACTGAGTTACCAAGCCTTAACCTTAATGCTATTATATCTCATTGGCTTTGGCGCAGCCGTTGGATCCGCTTGGATTTTAAATAAAATATTAAAAATAAAAAGTAAGACCTTTTTTGTAGTAGAAATGCCCAACTACAAATTACCGATGTTCAAAAATGTGGCATTGACCGTACTGGAAAAAACAAAATCATTCGTATTTGGTGCTGGTAAAATAATTTTAGCGATATCGATTGTGCTGTGGTTTTTGGCATCTTATGGACCAGGCGATAAATTTAATAATGCCGAAAGTATTGTTACAGAACAATACGAATCGGAAAACTTAAGTGATGACGAATTGGAACAAGAAATAGCATCTCACAAATTAGAACATTCCTTTATTGGTATTGCTGGTCATGCTATTGAACCCGCTATTAGACCATTAGGTTACGATTGGAAAATTGGAATCGCCATAGTAAGTTCTTTCGCAGCTCGTGAAGTGTTTGTCGGTACTTTGGCAACTATTTATAGTGTTGGAAGTGATGAAGAAGAAACCATTAAAAATAGAATGGCTGGAGAAGTCAACCCCATTCTTGGCGGACCATTATTTAATTTTGCTTCTGGTATTTCATTATTATTGTTTTATGCTTTTGCCATGCAATGTATGAGTACGCTGGCCATCGTTAAACGTGAAACTAATTCTTGGAAATGGCCCATCTACCAATTAGTAATAATGAGTGCTTTTGCGTATATTGTAGCATTAGTGGCTTTTCAAGTCTTAAAATAAAGCTCGCAGATTTTAAAATCTAGTAGGTCTGTACAGTAAAAAAATTATGAATCTGATTATTCAAAACATATTAGTTTTTTCAGCATTGGCTCTTGCCTTGCTATTCTTAATACGTAAGTTTATTTGGTCACCTAAGAAAAAATCTTCAAAAGCTTGTGGAGGAGACGATGGCTGTGGATGTCATTAATTGTCATCTTAATAGCGTATTTTTTCGACTATAAGTCTAACCCACAGACCTTCACAAAAAACTTAATATTGGTTTAATTCTATGTATAGGGTTTATAATTTCAGTTATTGTCTTTATTTCGATTTTTAACTTAACTATTATTCATGGCATACTATTCTTAGGTATTGAAATGATTATTGTTTTTATTTTAAAAGATAGCATTCAAAAGAAAAGTTAAAATAATTCATTATTACTTTAAACTTTCTTCAAATAAATATTCTTAGCAACACTTTGTGATACCATAATTTTAGAATCTTCGAGTTTAATCTTTACGGAGTTATCGTATGGTTCCTTATGCATAATTGTAATTATTTTGCCAAGGCCAATATTATTGCTGTCCAAGTATTGTAAAAATGCTGACGAGCTATCGTCCACACCGACACATTGATATGCCACACCGATTTCGGCTTTAGCCAAACGTATTTTTTCGATGTGTTTGAAATTTCCATTTTTATCAGGAATAGGGTCACCATGAGGATCGTGAGAAGGAAATTCTAAAAAATCATCAAGTTGGTCGATTAATTTCTCCGACTTTATATGTTCTAACTGTTCGGCAACAACATGGACTTCATCCCATTGAAAATTCAATTTCTCAACTAAAAAGACTTCCCAAAGCCTATGCTTTCTTATAATATTTATAGCAATTTGCTTGCCATTTGGAGTTAAATTGACACCTTGATATTTTTTATAAACCGCATAGTTTTTTTCCGAAAGTTTTTTAATCATATCAGTAACTGAAGAGGCTTTAGTGCGCATTACTTCTGCTATGGCATTAGTATTTACCAATTCCTTACCATTATTTCCTAAATGATAAATGGCCTTTATATAATTCTCCTCAGTTAATGTAATCATGTCTCAAAATTGTTTTACAAATATAGGGAAAGTTATATTTTATCATTATATTTTTAGACTAGCCTAAATTTTATTTTATATTTGTACTAATATATTTATGGAGCTACTTAAAATTTTTATTTGGTTTAGTTGCACATTATCAATTGCACAAGAATCTTTTAAGGTTCAAGGTTTGGTATTGTCCGAAGGTATACCACTTCCATATGCTAATATTTATGCAGAAAACACCAAAAAAGGCGCAATAACCGACGACAAGGGTAAATTCTCAATTAGCAATTTAGAGCCAGGAACCTATTCCATTGTGGCATCCTTTACAGGCTACACTAAAAAGAAAAAAACGGTTACAATTACAGATAAAGATTTAAAAATCATTTTTCATTTAAATGAAAGCGATGCACTAAATGAAGTTATTATTACAGGAACCTTAAAACCAGTATCAAGATTAGAAAGTCCTGTGCCTGTAGAAGTTTACAATAACACATTTTTGAAGAAAAATCCAACTCCAAACATTTTTGAAGCCTTACAAAATGTTAACGGTGTACGTCCGCAACTCAATTGTAATATCTGTAATACTGGAGATATCCATATCAATGGATTAGAAGGCCCATATACTTTAGTACTTATTGATGGTATGCCCATAGTCAGTGGTTTATCAACCGTTTATGGTTTGTCTGGAATCCCTAATTCCCTCATAGAACAGATAGAGGTTGTTAAAGGACCAGCATCATCGCTTTATGGAAGCGAGGCTGTAGGTGGATTAATTAATATTATTACGAAATTGCCAGAAAACGCACCACGTTTTTTTGCTGATGGCTTTGCCACAAGTTGGGGAGAGGCTAATTTAGATGCAGGTTTTAAATCTAAAGTAGGTAAAAAAGCTACTGTTTTAGTCGGCACTAATTACTTTAAATATGACCAACTCATCGATAACAATAACGATAACTTTACGGACTTAACACTTCAAGATCGGATTTCAATTTTTCAGAAATGGGATTTCAAAAGATCAAATAAGAGAAAGTTCTCCTTAGCTGGTCGTTATTTCTATGAAGATCGTTGGGGAGGCGAATTACAATGGAATGACAACTTTAGAGGTGGAGATGAAGTTTATGGTGAAAGCATTTACACATCGCGTTTTGAGCTTTTAGGAAATTACCAATTACCAACCACAGAGAAAATAGATTTTCAGTTCTCTTATTCAGATCATGATCAAAATTCTGTATACGGCAATATTCCTTATCTTGCCCAACAACGTATTGGTTTTGGTCAGTTAATCTGGGACAAAAAAATAAACAACCATGATTTGCTATTTGGCTCTACCCTACGATATAATTTTTATAACGATAATACTACTGCGACTTTAAAAGCTGACGAAGTAACCATACCCTCAATATTTGTTCAAGATGAAATAAGCTTTAATAAAAAGCAGAGTTTATTATTAGGTATCCGATACGATTATGATTGTAGGCATGGAAATATTTTTACACCAAGAATTGCATACAGATATAAACCTACCGACGAAGATATTATCAGATTAAATGCTGGCACAGGATTTAGAGTGGTTAATCTATTCACAGAAGAACATGCTGCACTTACAGGTGCTCGAGATGTCATTATAGAAGAAACCTTAGAACCTGAGCAATCGTACAATGTAAACCTTAATTACCTCAAAAAGTTTTACTTAAAGAACAGCATGTATTTTACGTTTGACACGTCGGCTTGGTACACTTATTTTACAAACGCCATTATACCAGATTATGATACTAATCCTAATCAAATTATTTATGACAATCTCGATGGCTATTCGACATCAAAAGGATTAAGTCTTAATATTGATGCGGTTTTTGGAAGCGGAATTTCAGGATCTATAGGTGCAACATACCAAGATATATCCCAAACTGAAAATGGCGTAAAATCAAAACAAATATTAACAGAAAGTTTTTCGGGTGTGTGGTCTTTTAGTTATAAAAATTATGCAACTAACCTCGCCTTCGACTATACAGGAAGCCTCTACGGACCAATGCGGTTACCTCTATTGGGAGAATTAGATCCTCGAAGAGAATTCTCGCCAACATGGAGTATTCAAAATATACAAGTTACTTTTGATGGCTTTAACAATTTTGAAATATATGGAGGGGTTAAAAACCTATTAAATTGGACTCCAAATAAAGGAAATCCATTCATTATTGCACGCGCTGATGATCCATTTGATGAAAATGTGGAATTTGATAACAATGGTAATGTGGTTGCAACACAAAATAATCCTTTTGCACTTACCTTCGATCCATCTTATGTCTATGGTCCAAATCAGGGAATAAGAGCATTTTTTGGATTAGGTTATAAATTAAATTAATCATTCATTTTTAGTACATTCGTAATAAATATTTAGATACATGAAAAAAGTTATAAGCATTTTTATTCTTGTTATACTGTTAACCTCTTGCGAAAATGAGGAGAAAACAAACGGAAAACTAAATGTAGTTACTACAACTACCATGATTACCGATTTGGTTAAAAATATTGGTGGAGATTCAATAAATGTGCAAGGTTTAATGGGTTCGGGTGTCGATCCGCATTTATATAAAGCCAGTGAAGGCGACGTCACAAAATTGGTCAATGCAGATATTATATTTTACAACGGTCTACATTTGGAGGGCAAGTTAGTTGATGTCTTTGAAAAAATGAAAAGTTCGACAAAAACACCGATTGCCTTAGCCGATGATCTAAGTAAAAATCAATTAATCGGTTCTGATTATTTCGCCTCAAACTACGACCCACATGTGTGGTTTAATATTAGCTTTTTTAAGCATTTTACAGAAAAGGTTACCCAAGTGTTAATTGAAAAAAACCCTGAAAACGCTGAAATATTCCGAGCTAATGAAAAACGCTATTTAGCAGAGTTAAATAAACTTAATAACGATGTACAGAGCGTGGTTGACGCTCTTGAACCTGAAAAAAGAATATTAGTTACAGCGCATGATGCCTTTAATTATTTTGGACAAGCCTACGATTTTAAAGTTGTGGGTTTACAAGGCTTATCGACAGCTACCGAAGCAGGCGTTCAAGATGTTCAAAAGTTGGCAACTCTAATTATAGAAAATAGAGTAAAAGCAATCTTTATTGAAAGTTCTGTCCCTAAGCGAACTATTGAAGCTTTGCAAGAAGCCGTAAAATCCAAAGGTCATGATGTGGCTATTGGAGGCACCTTATACTCTGATGCACTTGGAGATGCTGGCACCTTAGAAGGCACTTATCTTGGGATGTATCGTTACAATATTAAAACAATCTTTAGTGCATTGTACTAAGTGAGTATTTGGTCTTAGTAACAGGTATTAAGATTAGTTGTGAATTAGTAAAACATAGGTTACATCTTTTCTTGCAAGTTTTTAATAATCTTGCAGGTGTTAAAATATATTAAATTTGAATAACAAGTCAATAGAGAAAGAGACGCCTACTTCTTCAGGAGTAATAGCCGTGAAAGTGGACGACCTTACCGTTGCCTACAACTACAAACCTGTACTTTGGGATATCGATTTAGAAATCCCGGAAAGTGTACTTATGGCAATTGTTGGTCCAAATGGTGCTGGCAAATCCACACTGATAAAAGCAATTCTAGGCATTTTAAAACCAATAGCTGGTAGCGTGTCCATCTATGACAAACCTTACGAAAAACAAAGACAGCTAGTCGCTTATGTTCCTCAAAAGGGAAGCGTGGATTGGGATTTTCCTACTACAGCCTTAGATGTGGTAATGATGGGAACTTACGGAAGTTTAGGTTGGATAAAACGTCCTGGTCAAAAAGAGAAAAAAGCATCGCTTGAAGCTTTAGAAAAAGTAGGTATGCTAGCGTTTAAAAGTCGACAAATAAGTCAGCTGTCAGGCGGACAACAACAACGTATATTTTTAGCAAGAGCGTTAGTACAAAACGCGTCCATCTACTTTATGGACGAACCTTTTCAAGGTGTAGATGCCACGACTGAAATTGCCATTATCAATATATTAAAAGAATTAAGAAAAGCGGGGAAAACAGTCATTGTAGTACATCACGATTTGCAAACCGTACCAGAATATTTTGATTGGGTTACCTTTTTAAACGTAAAAAAAATCGCCACAGGGCCAGTGAAGGATATCTTTAATGATGATAACTTAACCAAGACCTATGGTATTAATTATAAAGTTAGCATTCAGGAGTAAATAAGTTGGCAGTGTTCAGTGAGTAATTTGCAATGCTTACTGCTGCTGATAAAACTGTCAAATGAACAGATTTAAAAAAATAATATTAGTACAAAATGAGTAGGAGATTCCTTCTTACGCAGGAATTATGGATATAACAGAATACATAAAACTAGTCTTCACAGACTACACCTTAAGAACCATCACTCTTGGCACGGCAATTCTCGGTGCAGTTACAGGAATGCTGGGCAGTTTCGCTGTACTCAGAAAACAGAGTTTATTAGGCGATGCCATTTCCCATGCCGCATTACCAGGCATTGCCATCGCATTCTTAATTACAGGAGCAAAAGACAGTAATACACTGTT
Protein-coding sequences here:
- a CDS encoding metal-dependent transcriptional regulator, giving the protein MITLTEENYIKAIYHLGNNGKELVNTNAIAEVMRTKASSVTDMIKKLSEKNYAVYKKYQGVNLTPNGKQIAINIIRKHRLWEVFLVEKLNFQWDEVHVVAEQLEHIKSEKLIDQLDDFLEFPSHDPHGDPIPDKNGNFKHIEKIRLAKAEIGVAYQCVGVDDSSSAFLQYLDSNNIGLGKIITIMHKEPYDNSVKIKLEDSKIMVSQSVAKNIYLKKV
- a CDS encoding FeoB-associated Cys-rich membrane protein codes for the protein MNLIIQNILVFSALALALLFLIRKFIWSPKKKSSKACGGDDGCGCH
- the feoB gene encoding ferrous iron transport protein B; amino-acid sequence: MSKQINVALIGNPNTGKTSVFNALTGLNQKVGNYPGITVEKKEGICKLPRGVKAHIIDLPGTYSLNASSLDENVVIELLLNKNDKDYPDVAVVVSDVENLKRNLLLFTQIKDLQIPTILVINMSDRMAYKGISLDIDYLEKQLETKIALISTRKNSGINELKELITHYKELSTKPCMDASSIDEAYFNNLRKAFPNQLLYKLWLVITQDVNFGKTDRTAFDKVEDFKTKSKGDLKRLQQKETIKRYQFINQTLTKGQTIDLNTAKDLRIKLDRILTHKVWGYLIFGVILLTIFQAIYDWSSIPMDFIDGAFASLSEWTKNTLPEGAFTNLLAEGIISGLGGIVIFIPQIAFLFLFISILEESGYMSRVVFLMDRIMRRFGLSGKSVVPLISGTACAIPAIMATRNIESWKERLITILVTPFTTCSARLPVYLIIIALVIPEGRILGLSYQALTLMLLYLIGFGAAVGSAWILNKILKIKSKTFFVVEMPNYKLPMFKNVALTVLEKTKSFVFGAGKIILAISIVLWFLASYGPGDKFNNAESIVTEQYESENLSDDELEQEIASHKLEHSFIGIAGHAIEPAIRPLGYDWKIGIAIVSSFAAREVFVGTLATIYSVGSDEEETIKNRMAGEVNPILGGPLFNFASGISLLLFYAFAMQCMSTLAIVKRETNSWKWPIYQLVIMSAFAYIVALVAFQVLK
- a CDS encoding GIY-YIG nuclease family protein, whose translation is MNHCCYILYSEKLSRYYVGYSSDLEVRLVFHENSESRKFTHNAKDWQLYYKIDCTSKTQGKAIEAHIKRMKSKTYIENLLKHPEITAKLLEKYNE
- a CDS encoding SCO family protein, translating into MSFLSFFKGYKNFGIFFSVLSIIILAIIYNVLNVKQPLPIYQPAMVSEELVDSTIQHQLKYHKIADFSLTNQNGKTITQDTYKDKIYVADFFFTTCQTICPIMTDNMFQIQKEIISDDDVMLLSHSVTPKIDSVQQLKKYAKEKGVIDRKWNLVTGDKKQIYELARKSYLAVKTDGNGDAYDMIHTENFMLIDKKRQIRGFYDGTKPEDIERILEDIETLKYFGGS
- the rseP gene encoding RIP metalloprotease RseP, translated to MEFIIKISQFLLSLSLLIVLHELGHFIPAKLFKTKVEKFYLFFDVKFSLFKKKIGDTVYGIGWLPLGGYVKIAGMIDESMDKEQMAQPPQPWEFRSKPAWQRLIIMLGGVTVNFILAYVIYVAVSFAYGDSDVKVDSLKDGYWIDNPALLDFGFKTGDKVLAVNDIPVVNDSDIGFNLISAETITINREGEKKVIDLPEDFLGQFSSSKSKRNFEYRIPFMVGEVADTSSNAKKGLKQGDIIQSINGKELKYFDQLDSVTQGLEDTTVSVEVLREDNSIVNKELNLNSEGKFGILPYNNPSRFEELGYYDIFRKEYSFGESFAAGGRKFTKTITNYFDQLKAIFSPSTGAYKGLGGFKAIYDQFSPVWSWPYFWGLTAFLSIMLAILNLLPIPALDGGHVMFLLYEMISGRKPSEKFLERAQIVGFFILIALVLFANGNDVFKAVTN
- a CDS encoding FeoA family protein translates to MRLTLADLKRGQKCIITDVSSIHIPLKLLEMGCLPGNSVQLVQVAPFADPMYLNINGTHLAIRKETAIHIIIETVHE
- a CDS encoding M1 family aminopeptidase, with amino-acid sequence MKRTITSVILLITLQINAQDYNETLNAIRASEATTALRQMMNSQNQNTGNYDVKYHRLELNVNPSFAQISGDVTTYFEAKEAMTDITFDLADNMTVSQVLQRGNSLSFTQNSDDELVVTLPMAQAQGVLDSLTVSYSGNPVSSGFGSFEQTTHNGDPIIWTLSEPYGAKGWWPCKQDLVDKIDSIDVYLKTPVFNPTNETYVAVSNGLEMSQTVDGSDKITHFKHGHPIPAYLIAIAVTNYEVYSHEVPNNGTPFDIVNYVYPEDLTSAQASTGVTVDIMNIFTDLFEEYPFSDEKYGHAQFGWGGGMEHTTVSFMGSFNRNLIAHELAHQWFGNKVTCGSWKDIWLNEGFATYLSGLVIEDLDGENSFKTWRQQRVNNITSQPSGAVYLSDQDTTSVNRIFSGRLSYNKGAMVLHMLRKKLGDTDFYQGLQDYLATPELAFDYAKTQDFNNVMELSTGENLDEFFDDWIYNEGYPSYAVNWNQNGNQLQLVVSQTQSHPSVSFFEAGVPIRIVGTLGETLDVNLDHTVNNEQFFETVNFTAQEVLFDPDYHLISKDNSVILSNSEFVFNDDISIYPNPTSSVINIEKPELVTIENIKVYNSLGQLLLLSSWTPQIDLKALSSGLLFIKFQTEDGIINKRIIKN